From the genome of Leptolyngbya subtilissima AS-A7, one region includes:
- a CDS encoding beta-lactamase hydrolase domain-containing protein: MTDPIRPVNDDYSSAGQLTPEQIRQAAQQGFQAVLNLRSPHEPGTLPDEAEQAAAAGLGYAQAPVSPTTPEGDPLNAALAALDGLPKPVLIHCRGGGRATAVALIAIANQEKLSRDAFLEQASAHGLGPEQPQIQQFLRDYYGAPVPDQQEVG, encoded by the coding sequence ATGACAGACCCTATTCGCCCAGTGAATGATGATTACAGCAGCGCCGGTCAGCTCACCCCAGAGCAGATTCGGCAAGCGGCCCAGCAGGGGTTTCAGGCGGTGCTAAACCTCAGGTCGCCCCACGAACCCGGTACGCTGCCCGACGAAGCCGAGCAGGCCGCCGCCGCTGGTTTGGGCTATGCCCAGGCCCCGGTAAGCCCAACCACGCCGGAGGGCGACCCCCTCAACGCTGCCCTGGCTGCGCTGGATGGTCTGCCTAAGCCAGTGCTGATTCATTGCCGGGGCGGCGGACGGGCGACGGCGGTGGCGTTAATTGCGATCGCCAACCAAGAAAAGCTTTCCCGTGACGCATTCCTAGAGCAGGCCTCCGCCCACGGGCTGGGGCCAGAGCAACCGCAGATTCAACAATTTTTGCGCGACTATTACGGCGCCCCTGTACCTGACCAGCAGGAGGTTGGGTAG
- a CDS encoding NAD-dependent epimerase/dehydratase family protein — translation MVVANGQTSTQPLKVFILGGDGFCGWPTALHLSNLGHEVVILDNLSRRNIDNELEVNSLTPIAPLGVRLATWKALTGREIPFHRVDIAQDYDQLLGLIQQYRPDAVVHFAEQRAAPYSMKSPRHKRYTVDNNLNATHNLLCAIVESGLDIHVTHLGTMGVYGYGTAGMKIPEGYLDVEIPTESGERIAQRILYPANPGSVYHMTKTQDQLFFFYYNKNDGVRVTDLHQGVVWGTHTRETRQDERLINRFDYDGDYGTVLNRFLMQAAIGYPLTVHGTGGQTRAFIHIQDTVRCIQLALENPPSPGEPVKIFNQMTETHRVRNLAQLVSDLTGAEITYLDNPRKEAAENDLFVENRCFLELGLEPITLSKGLLLEVTEVAEKYAERCDRSKIPSTSKWVRRGEQGAQSTGITH, via the coding sequence ATGGTGGTTGCCAACGGTCAGACCTCGACCCAGCCGCTCAAGGTGTTTATTTTGGGTGGCGACGGGTTTTGTGGCTGGCCCACAGCCCTGCATTTGTCGAACCTGGGCCACGAGGTCGTCATTCTCGACAACCTCTCTCGGCGCAACATCGACAACGAGCTCGAAGTCAACTCACTCACCCCGATCGCACCCCTCGGAGTCCGCCTGGCCACCTGGAAAGCCCTCACCGGGCGTGAAATTCCCTTTCACCGAGTCGATATTGCCCAGGATTACGACCAGCTCCTGGGTCTGATTCAGCAGTATCGCCCCGATGCGGTGGTGCACTTTGCCGAGCAGCGGGCCGCTCCCTACTCGATGAAATCGCCTCGCCACAAGCGCTACACCGTGGACAACAACCTCAACGCTACCCACAATCTGCTCTGCGCCATCGTCGAGTCGGGGCTCGATATCCACGTCACCCACCTCGGCACCATGGGGGTCTACGGCTACGGCACGGCGGGCATGAAAATTCCCGAGGGCTACCTGGATGTGGAAATTCCCACCGAGAGTGGGGAGCGTATTGCCCAGCGGATTCTCTACCCAGCGAATCCGGGCAGCGTTTACCACATGACCAAAACCCAGGATCAGCTGTTCTTCTTTTACTACAACAAGAACGACGGCGTGCGCGTTACCGACCTGCACCAGGGCGTAGTTTGGGGCACCCACACCCGCGAAACCCGTCAGGACGAGCGGCTGATCAACCGCTTTGACTACGACGGCGACTACGGCACGGTGTTGAATCGCTTTCTTATGCAGGCGGCGATCGGCTACCCCCTCACCGTCCACGGCACCGGTGGCCAAACCCGCGCCTTTATCCACATTCAAGACACCGTGCGCTGCATTCAGCTGGCGCTCGAAAACCCGCCCAGCCCTGGAGAACCGGTGAAAATCTTTAACCAGATGACCGAAACCCACCGGGTTCGCAACCTGGCCCAGCTGGTCAGCGACCTCACCGGAGCCGAAATCACCTACCTCGACAACCCCCGCAAAGAAGCCGCCGAAAACGACCTCTTCGTCGAAAACCGCTGCTTCCTCGAACTGGGCCTAGAACCCATCACCCTCAGCAAAGGGCTGCTGCTAGAGGTGACCGAAGTGGCGGAGAAATACGCGGAGCGTTGCGATCGCAGCAAAATTCCCTCCACATCCAAATGGGTAAGACGTGGAGAGCAGGGAGCGCAGAGTACCGGAATAACCCACTAA
- a CDS encoding beta-class carbonic anhydrase yields MSQTLQAVLAANKTYAADFGDKGNLPMPPGRRFAVLTCMDARLDPAKFAGLSEGDAHVIRNAGGRASDDAIRSLVISYKLLGTREWFVIHHSNCGMETFTDTVIRGLLANSLETAKVDADGWHDVGQGLGSNEGDFINWLTISDQAKSVAEDVARIRNHPLVPANIPIYGYIYDVKTGELVEVPEATAVGVGI; encoded by the coding sequence ATGTCCCAAACCCTCCAAGCCGTCCTCGCCGCCAACAAGACCTACGCCGCCGACTTCGGCGACAAAGGTAACCTCCCCATGCCCCCCGGTCGCCGCTTTGCGGTGCTCACCTGCATGGATGCTCGCCTCGACCCGGCCAAGTTTGCCGGGCTGAGCGAGGGCGATGCCCACGTGATCCGCAATGCCGGGGGGCGGGCCAGCGACGACGCCATTCGCTCTCTGGTAATTTCCTACAAATTGCTGGGCACCCGCGAGTGGTTTGTCATCCACCACAGCAACTGCGGCATGGAAACCTTTACCGATACCGTGATTCGCGGGCTGTTGGCAAACAGCCTGGAGACCGCTAAGGTCGATGCCGATGGCTGGCACGACGTGGGCCAGGGTCTAGGCTCCAATGAGGGTGACTTCATTAACTGGCTGACCATCTCTGACCAGGCCAAAAGCGTGGCAGAAGATGTGGCCCGCATTCGCAATCACCCGCTGGTGCCCGCCAACATCCCCATTTACGGCTACATCTACGACGTGAAGACGGGGGAACTGGTGGAGGTGCCGGAGGCAACGGCGGTAGGGGTAGGAATTTAG
- a CDS encoding sulfurtransferase, whose protein sequence is MLKQLQRWKIQLAAFLAAILAVATLPGLVQPGAAATTIDFVTPQWVAQHSGDRSLRILDVRTNPLDYISSHIPSAVNIAENTFRGPNGRLPVQFWEQQKIEALFQEAGVNSDSHVVIYSEGNSILGSTQVAYLLERGSFGGEVSVLDGGFKAYKDAGLPVTKEFPEYAKGNFALEDNSDIRVSLDEVRSIVRDRSARVTFIDPRPPALFAGEEDLFIRNGHIPGANNLPWPSFTVGEANFHQLKPLDDIRALLARREITPEDDIIVTCSTGREASLQYVVLKHLLGYPNVRLYEGAWTEYSAQPDLPVATGQDPNV, encoded by the coding sequence ATGCTTAAGCAACTACAGCGCTGGAAAATCCAGCTGGCTGCCTTTTTGGCGGCGATCCTCGCCGTAGCGACCCTGCCAGGGTTGGTGCAGCCCGGTGCAGCGGCAACAACTATCGATTTTGTCACCCCTCAGTGGGTGGCACAGCATTCGGGCGATCGCAGCCTGCGCATTCTCGATGTGCGTACCAACCCGCTCGACTACATCAGCAGCCACATTCCCAGCGCGGTGAACATTGCCGAAAACACCTTCCGTGGCCCTAATGGCCGTTTGCCGGTGCAGTTTTGGGAGCAGCAGAAAATTGAAGCGCTGTTTCAAGAGGCCGGGGTCAACAGCGACAGCCATGTAGTGATTTACTCCGAGGGCAACAGCATTTTGGGCAGCACCCAGGTGGCCTACCTGCTAGAGCGAGGCAGCTTTGGCGGTGAGGTTTCGGTACTCGACGGTGGCTTCAAAGCCTACAAAGATGCCGGTCTGCCGGTGACGAAGGAGTTTCCTGAGTATGCCAAGGGCAACTTCGCTTTGGAAGACAACAGCGACATTCGCGTATCGCTCGACGAAGTGCGATCGATTGTGCGTGACCGCAGCGCCCGCGTTACCTTTATCGACCCACGCCCACCCGCGCTGTTTGCCGGTGAAGAAGACTTGTTCATCCGCAACGGCCACATTCCCGGGGCCAACAACCTTCCCTGGCCCAGCTTTACTGTGGGTGAAGCCAACTTTCACCAGCTCAAGCCCCTCGACGACATTCGCGCGCTGCTGGCCCGCCGAGAAATTACCCCCGAAGACGACATTATCGTGACCTGCAGCACCGGACGCGAGGCATCGCTTCAATACGTGGTGCTCAAGCATCTGCTGGGCTACCCCAACGTGCGTTTGTACGAAGGGGCTTGGACAGAGTATTCAGCCCAGCCTGACTTACCCGTTGCCACCGGGCAAGATCCAAACGTTTAA
- a CDS encoding YeeE/YedE family protein — protein sequence MSPIGNLTASPWSKTGSRGPSQSLWLYLLLAVVVAIAASLIRFGWRQSLLFLIGTLFGLTLYHASFGFASSYRRLVVQGDGQGVLAQVVMLALATVLFAPILMGELGRGSLAPVALQGAIGALVFGVGMQLGSGCACGTLYTIGGGSSMMLFTLLTFGLGSFLGTLTNGFWQGLPQTEPVALVTLWGWGGVALQLGLLGLLGIGLWRWQRRQGHETLALKPLLHWRSLLYGPWSLVTGAVVLALLNTLTLLLAGRPWGVTWGFTLWTAKLATLLGWNSASSEFWSQETIAEVLQVSVFADITSVMNVGIVLGAAIAAAIAGRLTVRQPPSRLAVLAALIGGLMMGYGAWLAFGCNVGAYFSGIASTSLHGWLWIVFALLGTLLGVRLRPLFQLSN from the coding sequence ATGTCCCCGATTGGTAACTTAACGGCATCGCCATGGTCAAAAACCGGCTCCAGAGGGCCATCGCAATCGCTGTGGCTTTATCTGCTGCTGGCTGTGGTGGTGGCGATCGCTGCTAGCTTAATCCGCTTTGGCTGGCGGCAGAGCCTGCTGTTTTTGATCGGCACTCTGTTTGGCCTCACCCTTTACCACGCCAGTTTTGGTTTTGCGTCGTCTTACCGGCGGCTGGTGGTGCAGGGCGATGGCCAGGGGGTGCTGGCGCAGGTGGTGATGCTGGCGCTGGCGACGGTGCTATTTGCCCCCATCTTGATGGGCGAACTGGGTCGGGGGTCGCTGGCTCCCGTTGCGCTCCAGGGGGCGATCGGGGCGCTGGTGTTTGGGGTGGGCATGCAGTTGGGCAGCGGCTGCGCCTGCGGCACGCTCTATACCATTGGCGGCGGCAGCTCAATGATGCTGTTTACCCTGCTGACCTTTGGCCTTGGGTCGTTTTTGGGCACCTTGACCAACGGCTTTTGGCAGGGGTTGCCCCAAACCGAGCCCGTGGCGTTGGTGACGCTGTGGGGTTGGGGCGGGGTGGCCTTGCAACTGGGGCTGCTGGGCCTTTTGGGAATTGGCCTATGGCGCTGGCAGCGGCGGCAAGGCCATGAAACCCTGGCGCTAAAACCGCTGCTGCACTGGCGATCGCTGCTCTACGGTCCCTGGTCGTTGGTGACTGGGGCGGTGGTGCTGGCCCTGCTGAATACACTGACTTTGCTGCTGGCCGGTCGGCCCTGGGGAGTGACCTGGGGGTTTACCCTCTGGACGGCCAAGCTGGCCACCCTGCTGGGCTGGAATTCGGCCAGCAGCGAGTTTTGGAGCCAGGAGACGATCGCTGAGGTACTGCAAGTCAGCGTTTTTGCCGATATCACCTCGGTGATGAATGTGGGCATTGTGCTGGGGGCTGCGATCGCCGCTGCGATCGCTGGGCGTCTCACGGTACGGCAGCCCCCCTCGCGGCTTGCGGTGCTGGCGGCGTTAATCGGTGGCCTGATGATGGGCTATGGGGCCTGGTTGGCCTTTGGGTGCAACGTCGGCGCGTACTTCAGCGGCATTGCCTCCACTAGTCTGCACGGCTGGTTGTGGATCGTTTTTGCGCTGCTTGGCACGCTGCTCGGGGTTAGACTCAGGCCGTTATTCCAGCTCTCCAACTGA
- a CDS encoding GFA family protein translates to MEQFTGGCLCGNVRIVATGRPYRVGLCHCLDCRKHHGALFHASAIFPQDAVAIAGETRDYGGRFFCPHCGSSVFARTADEIEVYLGSLDAPNQLTPTYENWIIRRESWLPSFPLTRRYECDRDPTSRFEE, encoded by the coding sequence ATGGAGCAATTCACTGGCGGTTGCCTGTGCGGCAACGTTCGGATTGTGGCAACGGGACGCCCGTACCGGGTCGGTCTTTGTCACTGCCTAGACTGTCGTAAGCATCATGGGGCTCTTTTTCACGCTTCTGCGATTTTCCCTCAAGATGCAGTAGCGATCGCCGGCGAAACCCGCGACTATGGCGGGCGGTTTTTCTGTCCCCACTGCGGCTCATCCGTTTTCGCCCGCACCGCAGACGAAATCGAAGTGTACCTAGGCTCTCTAGATGCCCCTAACCAACTGACACCGACCTACGAAAATTGGATTATCCGTCGTGAGTCTTGGCTGCCGTCGTTTCCGCTCACGAGACGATATGAGTGCGATCGCGACCCCACAAGTCGCTTTGAAGAGTAG
- a CDS encoding DUF433 domain-containing protein, whose product MTLQELQAHLLALTPAEKAEAVQLLVQSLSNTWPGIEKTPGIVGGDACITGTHIPVWDLVQYRRLGATDAKILEAYPQLTAINLANAWHYADIYQAEIEAAIRENEAA is encoded by the coding sequence ATGACTCTCCAAGAACTGCAAGCTCATCTTCTCGCCCTAACCCCCGCCGAAAAAGCTGAAGCAGTACAGCTTTTAGTGCAAAGCCTCAGCAACACTTGGCCCGGCATCGAAAAAACACCTGGCATTGTCGGCGGCGATGCCTGCATTACCGGTACCCATATTCCCGTTTGGGATTTGGTGCAGTATCGCCGCCTGGGAGCCACCGACGCCAAAATTTTGGAAGCCTATCCACAACTCACAGCTATTAACTTAGCCAATGCGTGGCACTACGCCGACATCTATCAGGCTGAAATCGAGGCGGCCATTCGTGAGAATGAGGCCGCTTAA
- a CDS encoding cadmium resistance transporter, protein MDWIVPTVMLGLATATATTFDDNIYLTMFFSKTNRTFRPRHIVVGEFVGFTGLVGISLIGYFAGLMIPHIWIGLLGFLPIAIGVNALLSRQTIAEDETVDVSVANPTHPHYRQVRRQSLWHTLRDPQTYRVSAVTLANGGNNIAIYIPLFASSTLPRLSIILAVCYAAIGLWLTLSYSLTRQPQAAFVMANYVRRAFPFVLIWLGSSIVLENGSYQLLYALAPGL, encoded by the coding sequence ATGGACTGGATTGTACCGACCGTTATGCTTGGGTTGGCCACCGCTACGGCCACCACCTTTGATGACAACATCTACTTGACGATGTTTTTTAGCAAAACCAACCGCACCTTTCGGCCGCGTCACATTGTGGTAGGCGAGTTTGTAGGCTTTACCGGGCTAGTGGGCATTAGCCTAATTGGTTACTTTGCCGGGCTAATGATTCCTCACATTTGGATTGGTCTATTGGGCTTTTTGCCCATCGCCATTGGCGTCAACGCCCTGCTCAGCCGCCAAACCATTGCCGAAGACGAAACCGTAGATGTGTCAGTGGCCAACCCCACCCATCCCCACTACCGCCAGGTGCGCCGCCAGTCGCTGTGGCACACCCTGCGCGACCCTCAAACCTATCGGGTGTCGGCGGTTACCCTGGCCAACGGCGGCAACAACATCGCTATCTACATTCCCCTATTTGCCAGCAGCACCCTGCCGCGCCTCAGCATTATTTTGGCGGTGTGCTATGCGGCGATCGGCCTGTGGTTGACCTTGTCTTACAGCCTGACTCGCCAGCCCCAGGCGGCCTTTGTGATGGCCAACTACGTGCGGCGCGCGTTTCCCTTTGTGCTGATCTGGCTGGGTTCTTCGATTGTGCTCGAAAACGGCAGCTATCAGTTGCTCTATGCTTTGGCTCCTGGGTTGTAG
- a CDS encoding phosphatase PAP2 family protein: MEHSARSSAPSTLWLGVILPLLALVILIGLGLLVAAYPALPAWDAAFLLHLHRYATPELNQGVAIATKLGTKWGVLPASLGLIALGLWHRNWQPASYLALVMAGSAELNQVAKVLWHRVRPALWEGIPPHTDFSFPSGHATYSMTFVLALILLNWDSPKRPWLLGLGGLFVLCIGASRVYLGVHFPSDILGGWLLAAAWALSLHQAMFRWLPLLPELLTKASGRPVQNR; encoded by the coding sequence ATGGAACATTCTGCTCGATCTTCAGCCCCCAGCACCCTCTGGCTGGGAGTCATTTTACCGCTGCTGGCCCTGGTGATTTTGATTGGCCTAGGGCTGCTGGTGGCGGCTTACCCGGCTCTGCCCGCTTGGGATGCAGCCTTTTTGCTGCACTTGCACCGCTACGCTACTCCAGAGCTAAATCAGGGGGTGGCGATCGCCACTAAGTTAGGCACCAAATGGGGCGTGCTGCCCGCTTCCCTGGGGCTGATAGCTCTAGGCCTCTGGCATCGCAACTGGCAACCGGCCAGCTACCTGGCCTTGGTGATGGCGGGCAGCGCCGAGCTTAACCAGGTTGCCAAGGTGCTCTGGCATCGGGTGCGTCCCGCTCTCTGGGAGGGCATTCCGCCCCACACCGACTTCAGCTTTCCGAGCGGCCACGCCACCTACTCGATGACCTTTGTGCTGGCCCTCATTTTGCTCAACTGGGATAGTCCTAAGCGCCCTTGGCTGCTGGGTTTGGGTGGCTTGTTTGTGCTTTGCATTGGGGCTAGCCGGGTTTACCTGGGGGTGCATTTTCCAAGCGATATTTTGGGGGGCTGGCTGCTGGCTGCCGCCTGGGCGCTGAGCCTACATCAGGCTATGTTTCGCTGGCTACCGCTACTACCGGAGCTACTGACTAAGGCCAGTGGTCGGCCCGTTCAAAACCGCTAG
- a CDS encoding HAD family hydrolase yields the protein MIDINIPGFRHLQLSDLVLDYNGTLATDGRLIPQVGETLAAIAEALQIHVITADTFGLAQDELAGLPLSLTIAPPENQAETKLAYVSDLGTERVVAIGNGRNDGQMLKAAALGIALVQSEGGAVETLVSADVVSTSILDALELLRQPRRLVATLRS from the coding sequence ATGATCGACATCAACATCCCCGGCTTTCGCCATCTTCAGCTGTCTGATCTCGTTTTAGACTACAACGGCACTCTGGCCACAGACGGTCGCCTCATTCCCCAGGTGGGCGAAACCCTCGCGGCGATCGCTGAGGCGTTGCAGATTCACGTGATTACCGCCGACACTTTTGGGCTGGCCCAAGACGAACTGGCGGGTCTGCCCCTCAGTCTGACCATTGCCCCACCCGAAAATCAGGCCGAAACCAAGCTGGCCTACGTTAGCGATCTGGGCACCGAGCGGGTAGTGGCGATCGGCAACGGCCGCAATGACGGCCAAATGCTCAAGGCCGCCGCCCTGGGTATTGCCCTGGTGCAGTCCGAAGGGGGCGCGGTTGAAACCCTGGTTTCGGCCGACGTTGTCTCCACCAGCATTCTGGACGCCCTGGAGCTGCTGCGTCAGCCTCGGCGACTGGTGGCTACTTTGCGATCGTAG
- a CDS encoding sulfite exporter TauE/SafE family protein, translated as MVDVAIAGQVRLSSGGLGLSPTVLALLVGVFFITSAISMVTGSTSLITVPALLQAGVEPQVAIATNMAALTLMSVGATLPFVGQSKLDSLRAPGLIGLTLMGSALGAMLLQQLPTSALSPFIAASMLVVVGVSLTIGDRGLQPSPAQRFTLEMAIGYLATFLLAIYGGLFSGGYVTLLTATFVSCFGHSFIEAIATSKLVNIFSSLVATLVFIYLGLVDFGLGLLLGIVMFLGAFLGGRVVLRLPNRWLRRIYVVTVIALALRLLLSP; from the coding sequence ATGGTTGATGTTGCGATCGCAGGTCAGGTCAGGCTCAGCTCAGGCGGGCTGGGGCTTTCTCCGACGGTGCTGGCGCTCTTGGTGGGGGTGTTTTTTATCACCAGCGCCATCAGCATGGTGACCGGCAGCACCTCGCTGATTACGGTGCCCGCACTGCTGCAAGCGGGGGTAGAGCCGCAGGTGGCGATCGCCACCAACATGGCCGCCCTTACTCTAATGAGTGTCGGCGCTACCCTACCCTTTGTGGGCCAAAGCAAACTCGACAGCCTCCGCGCTCCGGGGCTAATTGGCCTCACCCTGATGGGTTCTGCTCTGGGAGCAATGCTGCTTCAGCAGTTGCCCACCAGCGCCCTGTCGCCCTTCATTGCCGCCTCTATGCTGGTGGTGGTTGGGGTTTCTTTGACGATAGGCGATCGGGGCCTTCAGCCCAGCCCAGCCCAGCGTTTTACCTTGGAGATGGCGATCGGCTACCTGGCCACGTTTTTGTTGGCTATCTACGGCGGGCTGTTTAGCGGCGGCTACGTCACCCTGCTGACCGCTACCTTTGTGAGCTGCTTCGGTCACAGCTTTATTGAGGCGATCGCCACCAGCAAATTAGTAAATATTTTTTCTTCACTGGTAGCCACTCTGGTATTTATCTACCTGGGGCTAGTGGATTTTGGTCTGGGTTTGCTGTTAGGTATTGTGATGTTTCTGGGCGCGTTTTTGGGAGGCCGAGTGGTGCTGCGCTTGCCCAATCGCTGGCTCCGCCGCATCTATGTTGTCACCGTGATCGCTCTTGCCCTGAGATTGTTGCTAAGCCCATGA
- a CDS encoding hybrid sensor histidine kinase/response regulator, protein MNVRPYLRPKTYGIAVLSVTMALLLMGLLNPVADMATTPFLLFFGSVIVAAMWGGVACGLLVTGLAALLSNYFFMTPNGGLSLDAPAIIRTLVFVTQGVVLSLLCGSLRSARDRLEHSSLQLQESEFSLRHTNQWVTAILESVTDGFYAVDLQWRFVYINPQAQHLFNRPLDVLLGQSIWEVLPNLEGSAMGESFQRAMTTRQPLIVEIPGVAHPNRLFEMHINPLESGLAIYFRDVTDRRNSQRQLYQQMQMLDLANDSIIIQDLDTATITYWNQGAARRYGWSAAEAIGQSTTDLLKTVLPEPMEAIREAILQEGYWAGELMQTTRDGRSIITNSRWTLQSTPANEPAAVLEISSDVTEQKQVEAALRKSELHFRTLANSMPQMFWTALPNGQLEYCNQRWYDYTGLTPAQSFAQGWLAVLHPDDRDRGQAAWDEALQKGLPLALETRPRRAADGQYRWHLVRAFPLRDERGEVLRWFGSSTDIHDQKMALVERDRALAQERVAREEAEAANRIKDEFLAMLSHELRTPLNPILGWVSLLRSRPLDETTRTRALETIERNAKVQAELIEDLLDVSRILRGKLQLNIQSVMLSDVVQAALETVQLAARAKEITLITKFDPDLGKIAGDHNRLQQIVWNLISNAIKFTPKGGAVTIGLRRDGSYAIIEVADTGHGISADFLPHVFERFRQADSSSTRAFGGLGLGLAIVRYLTEQHGGEVSVTSPGLGQGSTFTVRLHLATTASLSPTSAPPGVISFTDRRVLVIDDDLDSLHLLTALLEGYGMEVLTAKSAEEGMHLIEQHHPDLLISDIGMPEKDGIMLIQALRQRPAAEGGLTPAIALTAYVDGQTRDRAIAAGFQRHLSKPLDLEQLDQALAELLGGSG, encoded by the coding sequence ATGAACGTTCGGCCTTATTTGCGTCCTAAAACTTATGGCATAGCGGTTTTGAGCGTGACGATGGCGCTCCTGCTGATGGGGTTACTGAATCCGGTAGCCGACATGGCTACAACCCCATTTTTACTGTTTTTTGGATCGGTGATAGTCGCTGCCATGTGGGGCGGCGTTGCCTGCGGGTTGCTGGTTACGGGGTTAGCGGCCTTACTCAGCAACTATTTTTTTATGACCCCAAATGGTGGTCTGAGCTTAGATGCTCCAGCCATTATCCGGACCCTAGTCTTTGTTACGCAAGGGGTTGTTCTGAGCCTGCTGTGTGGCTCGTTGAGATCGGCCCGCGATCGCTTAGAGCACAGCTCTCTACAGCTGCAAGAAAGTGAGTTTTCTCTGCGCCACACCAACCAGTGGGTGACGGCTATTTTAGAGAGCGTTACCGACGGTTTTTATGCTGTTGATTTGCAGTGGAGGTTTGTGTACATCAACCCCCAGGCTCAGCACCTGTTCAACCGTCCTCTGGATGTGCTGCTAGGGCAATCAATTTGGGAGGTGCTGCCAAATTTAGAGGGTAGCGCCATGGGGGAATCGTTTCAGCGGGCGATGACAACTCGACAGCCGCTGATCGTTGAAATCCCAGGGGTAGCGCACCCCAATCGCCTGTTTGAAATGCACATTAACCCCCTGGAAAGCGGGTTGGCTATCTATTTCCGCGATGTGACCGATCGCAGAAATAGTCAGCGTCAGCTCTACCAGCAAATGCAAATGCTTGACCTGGCTAACGACAGCATTATTATTCAAGATCTCGATACGGCCACCATTACCTACTGGAACCAGGGGGCCGCGCGGCGGTATGGCTGGTCGGCGGCGGAGGCGATTGGGCAATCGACCACAGATTTACTCAAAACCGTTTTGCCAGAGCCCATGGAAGCGATTCGCGAGGCCATTTTGCAGGAGGGCTACTGGGCAGGGGAGTTGATGCAAACCACCCGCGACGGCCGCTCAATTATCACCAACAGCCGCTGGACGCTGCAATCTACCCCGGCAAATGAGCCCGCCGCCGTTTTAGAAATTAGCTCTGATGTGACTGAGCAAAAGCAGGTGGAGGCGGCCCTGCGCAAGAGCGAACTGCACTTTCGCACCCTAGCCAACTCCATGCCGCAGATGTTTTGGACGGCGCTGCCCAATGGCCAGCTAGAGTACTGCAACCAGCGTTGGTACGACTACACGGGCCTGACCCCGGCCCAGAGTTTTGCCCAGGGCTGGCTGGCGGTGCTGCACCCAGACGATCGCGATCGCGGCCAGGCTGCCTGGGACGAGGCGCTGCAAAAAGGGCTGCCGCTGGCCCTAGAAACCCGGCCACGGCGGGCCGCCGATGGTCAATATCGCTGGCACTTGGTGCGGGCGTTTCCCCTACGGGATGAGCGGGGGGAGGTGCTGCGGTGGTTTGGCTCATCGACGGATATTCACGACCAGAAGATGGCGCTGGTGGAGCGCGATCGCGCCTTGGCCCAAGAGCGCGTCGCCCGGGAAGAAGCCGAGGCGGCCAACCGCATCAAAGACGAGTTCTTGGCGATGCTCTCCCACGAGCTGCGCACGCCGCTGAACCCAATTTTGGGCTGGGTCTCGCTGCTGCGATCGCGCCCCCTCGACGAGACTACCCGCACCCGCGCCCTTGAAACCATTGAGCGCAACGCCAAAGTTCAAGCCGAGCTGATTGAAGATCTGCTCGATGTGTCGCGCATTTTGCGCGGCAAGCTACAGCTTAATATTCAGTCTGTGATGCTGTCTGACGTGGTGCAGGCCGCCCTAGAGACCGTGCAGCTCGCGGCCCGAGCCAAGGAGATCACCCTGATCACCAAATTTGACCCCGACCTAGGAAAGATAGCGGGCGACCACAACCGCCTCCAGCAGATCGTGTGGAACCTGATCTCCAATGCCATTAAGTTCACCCCCAAGGGTGGTGCCGTCACCATCGGCCTGCGCCGAGATGGTAGCTATGCCATTATTGAGGTGGCCGACACTGGCCATGGAATTAGTGCCGATTTCCTGCCCCACGTGTTTGAGCGGTTTCGCCAGGCTGACAGCAGCAGCACCCGGGCCTTTGGCGGACTCGGTCTGGGTCTGGCGATCGTGCGCTATCTGACAGAGCAGCACGGCGGCGAGGTGTCGGTGACTAGCCCAGGACTGGGGCAGGGGTCAACTTTTACGGTGCGACTGCACTTGGCCACTACAGCCTCACTCTCCCCAACGAGCGCCCCCCCCGGCGTCATCAGCTTCACCGATCGGCGGGTGCTGGTTATAGACGACGATCTCGACTCGCTGCACCTGTTGACGGCCTTGCTAGAAGGCTACGGCATGGAGGTGCTGACCGCTAAATCTGCTGAGGAGGGCATGCACCTGATCGAGCAGCACCATCCCGATCTTCTAATTAGCGACATCGGCATGCCCGAGAAGGATGGAATTATGCTGATTCAGGCCCTGCGCCAGCGGCCAGCGGCAGAGGGGGGGCTGACCCCGGCGATCGCCCTGACTGCTTACGTCGATGGGCAAACGCGCGATCGCGCGATCGCCGCCGGGTTTCAGCGTCACCTGAGTAAACCCCTCGACCTAGAGCAACTGGACCAGGCCCTGGCAGAGCTGCTCGGCGGTAGCGGCTAG